A genome region from Triticum aestivum cultivar Chinese Spring chromosome 2B, IWGSC CS RefSeq v2.1, whole genome shotgun sequence includes the following:
- the LOC123041492 gene encoding NADH dehydrogenase [ubiquinone] iron-sulfur protein 2-like, with protein sequence MAQEHAHSSAVERLLNCEVPLRAQYIRVLFCEITRISNHSLASTTHAMDVGASTPFLWAFEEREKLLEFYERVPGARMRASFIRPGGVAQDLPLGLRRDIGSSTQQFASCIDELEEMSTGNHIWKQRLVDIGTVTTHQAKDWGFSGVMLRGRAT encoded by the coding sequence ATGGCCCAAGAACACGCTCATTCTTCAGCCGTAGAGAGACTTTTGAATTGTGAGGTACCATTACGAGCGCAATATATAAGAGTGTTATTCTGTGAAATAACTCGAATTTCAAATCATTCACTTGCTTCAACTACTCATGCTATGGATGTGGGAGCATCAACTCCGTTCCTTTGGGCTTTTGAGGAGCGGGAGAAATTGTTGGAATTCTATGAAAGAGTCCCGGGAGCCAGGATGCGTGCTAGTTTCATACGACCTGGTGGAGTGGCACAAGATCTGCCTCTTGGCTTACGTCGAGATATTGGTTCCTCCACACAACAATTTGCTTCTTGTATCGACGAATTAGAAGAGATGTCAACCGGCAACCATATCTGGAAACAACGATTAGTGGATATTGGTACTGTCACTACACATCAAGCAAAAGATTGGGGATTCAGTGGTGTAATGTTAAGAGGTCGTGCGACATGA